A section of the Chryseobacterium ginsenosidimutans genome encodes:
- a CDS encoding glycoside hydrolase family 31 protein — MNFKKINIKALIITIVVISGIEQNANAQSHKKTDVGLSFSTADMNVEVKFYGPHTVRIIKYPAGKQFVKNSLSVIKQEQKTKFSVTENKDILLLKTNNLQLSINTKNGEIDYTTTSGKELLKENGSDFKPFNDAGNSTYSVTQSFKLEKEEPIYGLGILQNGKLSQRNQDIRMVQNNTWDFVPFFQSVKGYGIFWDNYSPTQFTDNAQKTSFSSEVGEGVDYYFMYGGNADGVVASMRELTGNVPMFPLWTYGFWQSKERYKSQNEIVDVVKKYRDLKVPLDGIIQDWQYWGNNYQWNAMDFISPDFPDAKKMINDIHGMNAHLSVSIWSSFGPMTNQYREMDKKGMLFNFGTWPESGREVWPPDMNYPSGVRVYDAYNPEARDIYWKYLNKGVFSLGVDTWWMDSTEPDHLSQKPEDLDTKTYLGSFRKVRNAYPLMTVGGVYDHQRATMSDKRVFILTRSAFAGQQRYGANTWSGDVNSSWESLRNQVPAGLNFTLTGNPNFNSDIGGFFAGAYKKGWTDSSGSKNPMFQELYVRWLQYGTFTPMMRSHGADVPREIYQFGKKGEVVYDAVEKFIRLRYSLLPYIYSVSRDVSKNQSSFMRALAMDFAEDKTVWDINNEYMFGKSFLVAPILNAQYTPEKIVKTNEQTGWDKKEETQKGASATDVDFTQNKTVKVYLPSGSIWYDFWTNTKYNGGQEIEKTVNIQSIPLYVKGGSIIPFGPDVQYATEKKWDNLTIKVYPGSDADFVLYEDEFDNYNYEKGDYTEIPMHWNDKSQMLTIDTRKGKYMGMIDKRNFTIILPDGQQKTVSYSGKNIKVVIK, encoded by the coding sequence ATGAATTTCAAAAAAATAAACATAAAAGCTTTAATTATCACCATTGTGGTAATATCAGGAATAGAGCAGAACGCCAATGCACAGTCGCACAAAAAGACAGATGTAGGATTGAGCTTTTCTACAGCTGATATGAATGTGGAAGTGAAATTTTACGGACCTCACACGGTACGGATCATCAAATATCCTGCGGGAAAACAGTTTGTAAAAAACAGTCTGTCCGTTATCAAACAGGAACAAAAAACAAAATTCTCTGTTACAGAAAATAAAGACATTTTATTATTAAAAACTAATAATTTACAACTTTCCATCAATACGAAAAACGGCGAAATAGATTACACTACAACATCCGGAAAAGAACTTCTGAAGGAAAACGGAAGTGATTTTAAACCTTTTAATGATGCCGGAAATTCCACTTATTCTGTTACCCAATCTTTTAAGTTAGAAAAAGAAGAACCGATTTATGGTTTGGGAATCCTTCAAAATGGAAAATTATCCCAACGGAATCAAGACATCAGAATGGTTCAGAATAATACCTGGGATTTTGTGCCTTTCTTCCAGTCTGTGAAAGGTTACGGCATTTTTTGGGACAATTATTCTCCGACTCAATTTACCGATAATGCTCAGAAAACATCATTTTCTTCTGAAGTAGGAGAAGGTGTGGATTATTATTTTATGTACGGCGGAAATGCTGACGGAGTAGTTGCTTCAATGCGTGAACTTACCGGAAATGTCCCGATGTTCCCGCTATGGACTTACGGCTTTTGGCAAAGTAAAGAACGTTATAAAAGTCAGAATGAAATTGTAGATGTGGTTAAAAAATACCGTGATCTTAAAGTTCCTTTGGACGGAATCATTCAGGATTGGCAATATTGGGGAAACAATTATCAGTGGAATGCGATGGATTTTATCAGTCCCGATTTTCCTGATGCCAAAAAAATGATTAATGACATCCACGGGATGAATGCGCATCTTTCTGTTTCCATCTGGTCATCATTCGGACCGATGACGAATCAATATCGTGAAATGGACAAAAAAGGAATGCTTTTCAATTTTGGAACGTGGCCGGAATCGGGCAGGGAAGTTTGGCCTCCCGATATGAATTATCCTTCCGGAGTACGTGTTTACGATGCCTACAATCCCGAAGCCAGGGATATTTACTGGAAATATCTGAACAAAGGCGTTTTCAGTCTTGGCGTAGATACTTGGTGGATGGATTCTACGGAGCCCGACCATCTCAGCCAAAAACCGGAAGATTTAGACACAAAAACATATTTAGGTTCTTTCCGAAAAGTTAGAAATGCCTATCCGTTGATGACTGTTGGCGGTGTTTATGACCATCAACGTGCAACGATGAGTGATAAAAGAGTTTTTATTTTGACAAGGTCTGCATTTGCGGGTCAACAACGTTATGGTGCAAATACTTGGTCGGGCGACGTCAATTCTTCCTGGGAATCTTTACGCAATCAGGTTCCGGCTGGTCTTAATTTTACTCTGACAGGAAACCCTAATTTCAATTCGGACATCGGCGGATTCTTTGCTGGAGCCTATAAAAAGGGTTGGACTGATAGTTCAGGTTCAAAAAATCCGATGTTTCAGGAACTGTATGTCCGTTGGTTACAATACGGAACCTTCACGCCGATGATGCGTTCGCACGGAGCCGATGTGCCTAGAGAGATTTACCAGTTCGGAAAAAAAGGAGAGGTGGTTTATGATGCTGTTGAGAAATTCATCAGATTAAGATACAGTTTGTTACCCTATATTTATTCAGTTTCCAGGGATGTTTCCAAAAACCAGTCGAGTTTTATGAGAGCATTGGCGATGGATTTTGCAGAAGATAAAACAGTCTGGGACATCAATAATGAATATATGTTTGGGAAATCCTTCCTGGTCGCTCCTATACTGAATGCGCAATACACCCCTGAAAAAATAGTGAAAACCAACGAACAAACCGGTTGGGATAAAAAAGAGGAAACTCAAAAAGGAGCTTCTGCTACGGATGTAGATTTCACACAAAATAAAACCGTCAAAGTCTATCTTCCGTCCGGTTCTATATGGTACGACTTCTGGACCAATACAAAGTACAACGGCGGACAGGAAATCGAGAAAACAGTCAATATTCAAAGTATTCCATTATATGTAAAAGGGGGAAGCATCATTCCTTTCGGTCCGGATGTTCAATATGCGACAGAGAAAAAATGGGATAATCTTACTATTAAAGTTTATCCGGGTTCAGATGCAGATTTCGTCTTATATGAAGATGAATTTGACAATTACAACTACGAAAAAGGCGACTATACCGAAATACCAATGCATTGGAATGACAAATCCCAAATGTTAACTATTGACACCCGAAAAGGAAAATATATGGGAATGATTGATAAGAGAAATTTTACCATAATTCTTCCGGATGGTCAGCAGAAGACAGTTTCTTACTCAGGAAAAAATATTAAAGTTGTAATAAAATAA
- a CDS encoding alpha/beta hydrolase has product MKNSVIFTLGFVLFGMFISAQTFDKHAPQGFDVENKEIPHGKIDTIQYESKTVGTQRKALIYTPPGFKKGIQYPVLYLLHGIGGDEKEWFKSGTPQIILDNLYAQGKLTPMIVVLPNGRAMKDDRATGDIMAKDKVEAFATFEKDLLNDLIPFIEKNYPVKKDRENRAIAGLSMGGGQSLNFGLGNIDTFAWVGGFSSAPNTKEPQQLLPNPAKAKELKLLWISCGDQDRLMPFSKRTSDYLTENKIPHIFYVEPGGHDFKVWKNDLYLFSQLLFKNIDQQEVSAHLQSE; this is encoded by the coding sequence ATGAAAAATTCAGTTATATTTACCTTAGGTTTTGTGTTGTTTGGAATGTTTATTTCTGCACAAACTTTCGATAAACATGCACCGCAAGGTTTTGACGTAGAAAATAAAGAAATTCCCCACGGGAAAATTGATACCATACAATATGAATCAAAAACGGTAGGAACTCAGAGAAAAGCTTTGATTTACACACCGCCGGGCTTCAAAAAAGGAATTCAATATCCGGTTTTGTACCTGCTTCACGGCATTGGCGGAGACGAAAAAGAGTGGTTCAAAAGCGGAACGCCACAGATTATTCTGGACAATCTTTATGCGCAGGGAAAACTAACGCCTATGATTGTCGTTTTGCCCAACGGCAGAGCGATGAAGGACGACAGAGCAACAGGCGATATTATGGCGAAAGATAAAGTGGAAGCATTTGCAACTTTCGAAAAAGATTTGTTAAACGATCTGATTCCTTTCATCGAAAAAAATTATCCTGTAAAAAAAGACAGAGAAAACAGAGCTATCGCTGGACTGTCAATGGGAGGCGGACAATCTCTGAACTTCGGATTGGGAAATATCGACACATTCGCTTGGGTAGGCGGTTTTTCTTCTGCCCCAAATACAAAAGAACCTCAACAGTTACTTCCGAATCCTGCCAAAGCTAAAGAATTAAAACTGCTGTGGATTTCGTGTGGAGATCAGGATCGATTAATGCCTTTCAGCAAAAGAACAAGTGATTATCTCACAGAAAATAAAATTCCACATATTTTCTATGTGGAGCCGGGCGGTCATGATTTTAAAGTTTGGAAAAATGATTTATATCTGTTTTCACAATTGCTTTTCAAAAATATAGATCAGCAAGAAGTTTCTGCTCATTTACAATCTGAGTAA
- a CDS encoding glycoside hydrolase family 43 protein, translated as MKINKSFYIVSLYGFIGLNLLSAQVNPAKKQQTTAFTNPVIWADAPDLSVTRNGDDFYLISTTMHLMPGAPVMHSKDLVHWEMASYVFNTLNDNSKYDLLNGTVYGRGQWASSIRFHKGKYYVLFSPNDEPFKSYFYVTDNPEKGNWKLITRTRHFHDASLLFDDDDRVYVFTSNKVFELSPDFKEVIGNPEGTVVFEKDSSETGLLEGNQIIKRNGKYYMMMISWPRGGNRRQEVYRAEKVTGPYEKKVILEDNFLGFSYAGQGALIDDKNDNWYSLIFQDRGGVGRVPILIPVKWENDWPVLGDNGKVPLNGEVPLPPFKTKNNIVESDEFSDKKLKIQWQWNHNPVNEAWSLSERKGFMRLKTIRIVDNIYAAPNTLTQRMTGPKSSAVVAFDLKGMKDGDVAGFSAFNGDSGLLAIVKEGNQKFITFSTNEVSLDSKTKAILGVKKEEKKRILLNSDTIFLRIEADFNLGKDLADFSYSTDQKNWTEMAKDYKLIFDYRRLFMGSKFAVFNYTTKSEGGFVDVDFFRVTDSSAIK; from the coding sequence TTGAAAATTAATAAATCATTTTATATAGTTTCTTTATACGGATTTATCGGGTTGAATCTCCTTTCAGCTCAGGTAAATCCTGCTAAGAAACAGCAGACGACAGCATTCACCAATCCTGTCATTTGGGCAGATGCACCGGATTTGTCAGTAACCAGAAACGGTGATGATTTTTACCTGATCAGTACTACAATGCATCTGATGCCTGGCGCTCCGGTCATGCATTCCAAAGACTTGGTGCATTGGGAAATGGCGAGCTATGTTTTCAATACACTGAATGACAATTCTAAATATGATTTGCTTAACGGAACAGTTTACGGTCGTGGGCAATGGGCATCATCCATCCGTTTTCACAAAGGAAAATATTACGTTTTGTTTTCTCCAAATGACGAGCCTTTCAAATCCTATTTCTATGTAACGGACAATCCCGAGAAAGGCAATTGGAAACTGATTACCAGAACAAGACATTTTCACGATGCTTCGTTGCTCTTTGATGATGACGACAGGGTTTATGTCTTCACGTCAAACAAAGTTTTTGAACTAAGTCCTGATTTTAAAGAAGTGATCGGAAATCCTGAAGGAACTGTGGTTTTTGAGAAAGATTCTTCGGAAACCGGACTTCTGGAAGGCAATCAAATCATTAAAAGAAACGGAAAATATTATATGATGATGATTTCCTGGCCAAGGGGTGGAAATCGCCGTCAGGAAGTTTACAGGGCTGAGAAAGTGACTGGACCTTACGAAAAGAAAGTGATTTTGGAAGACAATTTTCTTGGATTTTCTTATGCAGGACAAGGTGCTTTGATTGATGATAAAAACGACAATTGGTATTCACTGATTTTTCAGGACAGAGGCGGAGTAGGGCGTGTCCCGATTTTGATTCCTGTAAAATGGGAAAATGACTGGCCGGTTTTGGGAGATAACGGAAAAGTTCCTTTGAATGGTGAAGTTCCGCTTCCGCCGTTTAAAACGAAAAATAATATCGTAGAAAGTGACGAATTTTCAGATAAAAAATTAAAAATTCAATGGCAATGGAACCATAATCCTGTGAATGAAGCTTGGTCTTTATCCGAAAGAAAAGGATTTATGAGACTGAAAACGATTCGTATAGTAGATAATATCTACGCTGCTCCGAATACATTAACACAAAGAATGACCGGCCCGAAATCAAGTGCTGTTGTTGCCTTCGATTTGAAAGGAATGAAAGACGGTGATGTTGCAGGATTTAGCGCTTTTAATGGAGATTCGGGGTTATTAGCAATCGTAAAAGAGGGAAATCAAAAATTCATCACGTTTTCTACGAATGAAGTAAGTCTTGATAGTAAAACGAAAGCTATCTTAGGAGTGAAAAAAGAAGAAAAGAAGCGTATTCTTTTGAATTCGGATACGATTTTCCTTCGCATTGAAGCCGATTTTAACCTTGGAAAAGATTTGGCAGATTTCTCTTACAGTACCGACCAGAAAAACTGGACAGAAATGGCAAAAGATTACAAACTCATTTTTGATTACAGAAGATTATTTATGGGATCTAAATTTGCAGTTTTTAATTATACAACGAAAAGTGAAGGAGGTTTTGTAGATGTAGACTTTTTTAGAGTTACAGATTCTTCAGCCATAAAATAA
- a CDS encoding glycoside hydrolase family 43 protein, producing the protein MNQIFLKKKTTLMAAVALLSFSGISAQTFSDFSYRGNDKIYTDNPLKENEFYSPILQGCYPDPSITRKGDDYYLVNSSFSMFPGVPIFTSKDLVNWKQVGHVLDRPSQLKVEKGGVSQGIYAPDIKYNKFNDTFYMITTQIAGGIGNMVVKTKDPAKGWSEVQKLNFDGIDPSIFFDDNGKAYIVHNDAPPKGTEQYNGHRVIKIWDYDLEKDQIVAGSDKIIVNGGVDLSQKPIWIEGPHLYKKNGKYFLMCAEGGTGGNHSEVVFMSDSPKGPFVPAQNNPILTQRYFPKDRKDKVDWAGHADLVETPDGKYFGVFLAIRPNEKGRVNHGRETFILPVDWSGKYPVFENGLVPMKPKLKLPEGVKNQTGQNGFFPNGNFTYNDKLTDKNLDYRWIAMRGPRENFITATKNGVKVNSMETNIKALAPVSALFHRLQHEDFETSVTLDFKPKSEKELAGITCYQSERFNYVFGITKKDKDFYIVLERTEKGESKLIASEKIALSKTIKLQVVGEKDDLNFNYSLDGKTYKNLGGPVSGDILSTDVAGGFTGSLIGLYSTSSNDIKP; encoded by the coding sequence ATGAATCAGATATTTTTAAAAAAGAAAACAACGTTGATGGCTGCTGTTGCCCTATTATCTTTTTCCGGCATTTCAGCACAGACTTTTTCAGACTTTTCCTACCGCGGAAATGATAAAATATATACAGACAATCCACTGAAAGAGAACGAGTTTTATTCTCCGATTCTTCAGGGTTGTTATCCCGATCCCAGTATTACCAGAAAAGGAGACGATTACTATCTTGTAAATTCTTCATTTTCAATGTTTCCGGGCGTTCCGATTTTTACTTCTAAAGATTTGGTCAACTGGAAACAGGTTGGTCACGTTCTGGACAGGCCTTCTCAGCTTAAAGTAGAAAAAGGTGGTGTTTCTCAGGGAATCTATGCACCGGATATCAAATACAACAAATTCAACGATACCTTTTATATGATTACCACGCAGATTGCTGGTGGAATCGGAAATATGGTCGTGAAAACGAAAGACCCTGCAAAAGGCTGGAGCGAAGTACAAAAGCTGAATTTTGACGGCATCGATCCTTCAATTTTCTTCGATGATAATGGGAAAGCATACATCGTCCACAATGATGCACCCCCAAAAGGAACAGAGCAGTACAATGGCCATCGTGTCATCAAAATCTGGGATTATGATTTGGAAAAAGACCAGATTGTTGCGGGTTCAGATAAAATTATTGTGAATGGAGGTGTTGATCTTTCCCAAAAGCCAATCTGGATAGAAGGTCCGCACTTATATAAAAAAAACGGAAAATATTTTCTGATGTGTGCAGAAGGCGGAACAGGCGGTAATCACAGCGAAGTTGTTTTTATGTCAGATTCTCCGAAAGGTCCATTTGTTCCTGCACAGAATAATCCTATTTTAACTCAGCGTTATTTCCCGAAAGACAGAAAAGATAAAGTGGATTGGGCAGGTCACGCCGATTTGGTGGAAACTCCAGATGGGAAATATTTCGGAGTATTTTTGGCGATTCGTCCCAACGAAAAAGGACGTGTGAACCACGGAAGAGAAACTTTTATTCTTCCCGTAGATTGGAGCGGAAAGTATCCTGTTTTTGAAAACGGTTTAGTTCCGATGAAACCAAAATTAAAATTACCGGAAGGTGTGAAAAATCAAACCGGACAAAACGGATTTTTCCCGAATGGAAACTTCACTTACAACGATAAACTGACAGATAAAAACCTGGATTACCGATGGATTGCAATGCGTGGACCTCGTGAAAACTTCATCACGGCTACGAAAAATGGTGTAAAAGTGAATTCTATGGAAACGAATATCAAAGCGTTGGCTCCGGTTTCGGCATTATTTCACAGACTACAGCACGAGGATTTTGAAACTTCCGTAACACTGGATTTCAAACCAAAATCTGAAAAAGAATTAGCCGGAATTACTTGTTACCAAAGTGAACGATTCAATTACGTTTTCGGAATTACGAAAAAGGATAAAGATTTTTACATTGTTTTAGAGAGAACCGAAAAAGGAGAATCAAAACTGATTGCCAGCGAAAAAATCGCACTTTCAAAAACGATTAAATTACAGGTTGTTGGCGAAAAAGATGACCTTAATTTTAATTATTCTTTGGATGGAAAAACCTACAAAAATCTTGGCGGTCCGGTTTCCGGAGATATTCTTTCTACCGATGTTGCAGGAGGTTTCACAGGAAGTTTAATTGGTTTGTACAGCACATCGTCTAATGATATTAAACCTTAA
- a CDS encoding SDR family oxidoreductase gives MNEIFSIKDKVAVITGASGVLGGSLAKSFIEAGAKVVALGRNQQTLDARVKELTDLGGDAIAVEANVMNIESLETASKIILEKYGKIDILLNIAGGNIPSATQSPDQSFFDLKMEAWNEVTDLNINGTVYPSYVFGKVMAQQGSGSIVNISSMAVYSAITRVAGYSAAKSAITNFTQWLASDVALKFGDKIRVNAIAPGFFIGDQNRAILLNPDGSLTDRSKKVIAKTPMGRFGNADELNGAVQFLCSEAASFITGALLPIDGGFSAFSGV, from the coding sequence ATGAACGAAATATTCAGCATAAAAGATAAAGTAGCCGTCATTACAGGTGCTTCAGGAGTTTTAGGCGGAAGTTTGGCTAAAAGTTTCATCGAAGCCGGAGCCAAAGTTGTTGCATTGGGAAGAAATCAACAAACGTTAGATGCAAGGGTAAAAGAACTGACAGATCTTGGCGGTGATGCAATCGCTGTAGAAGCTAACGTAATGAACATCGAAAGTCTTGAAACTGCTTCAAAAATCATTTTGGAAAAATACGGTAAGATTGATATTTTATTAAATATTGCTGGAGGAAATATTCCTTCCGCAACACAATCCCCTGACCAATCTTTTTTCGACCTGAAAATGGAAGCCTGGAACGAAGTAACAGATCTAAATATCAACGGAACTGTTTATCCAAGCTATGTTTTCGGAAAAGTGATGGCACAGCAGGGAAGCGGAAGTATTGTGAATATTTCATCAATGGCGGTTTATTCGGCGATTACAAGGGTGGCAGGATACTCTGCAGCCAAATCCGCAATTACCAATTTTACCCAATGGCTGGCTTCAGATGTAGCATTAAAATTTGGCGATAAAATTCGTGTTAATGCTATTGCTCCGGGATTTTTCATTGGCGACCAAAACCGTGCAATTTTATTGAATCCGGATGGTTCATTGACCGACAGAAGCAAAAAAGTAATTGCTAAAACACCAATGGGACGTTTCGGAAATGCTGATGAACTCAATGGCGCAGTCCAATTTTTATGTTCAGAGGCTGCAAGTTTTATTACTGGGGCTTTACTTCCTATTGATGGTGGTTTTAGTGCTTTCAGTGGAGTTTAA
- the uxuA gene encoding mannonate dehydratase, with translation MEKTWRWFGKKDKIKLDMLRQIGVEGIVSALHDIPNGEVWSLEAINDYKNYIESFGLRWSVVESLAVSEAIKYGGENRDQLIENYIQSLENLGKSGVTTVCYNFMPVLDWARTDLYYQWEDGSSSLYFDKAKFAYFEIHILQRQGAENDYNSEILQKVEQLKNTLTEEDNNVLIDSIIVKTQGFVNGNIKEGDKNPVQLFKNLLSLYDGIDKNQLRQNMKYFLEKIMPVCEKWNIQMCVHPDDPPFSLLGLPRIVTCEEDIDWLLNAVDNSHNGLTFCTGSLSAGLQNDVPKLAQKYAHRTKFVHLRSTNVFENGDFIEAHHLGGRGKLIEVIRIFEKENPDLPMRVDHGRLLTDDIDKGYNPGYSFLGRMFALGQIEGVMAAVQNEMSKQ, from the coding sequence ATGGAAAAAACATGGCGTTGGTTTGGTAAAAAAGATAAAATAAAATTAGATATGCTTCGCCAGATTGGGGTAGAAGGCATTGTTTCTGCACTTCACGATATTCCCAACGGAGAAGTTTGGTCATTGGAAGCAATTAACGATTATAAAAATTATATCGAAAGTTTCGGACTTCGCTGGTCTGTTGTAGAAAGTTTGGCAGTAAGTGAAGCAATAAAATATGGAGGGGAAAACAGAGATCAATTAATAGAAAATTATATTCAGAGTCTTGAAAATCTGGGCAAATCTGGCGTTACAACGGTTTGTTACAACTTTATGCCGGTTTTAGATTGGGCTCGTACAGATTTGTATTATCAGTGGGAAGACGGTTCGTCATCATTATACTTTGATAAAGCCAAATTTGCTTATTTTGAAATTCATATTCTGCAAAGACAAGGTGCAGAAAACGATTATAATTCAGAGATTCTTCAAAAAGTAGAACAATTAAAAAATACTTTAACGGAAGAAGATAATAATGTTTTAATAGATTCAATTATCGTTAAAACGCAAGGATTTGTAAATGGAAATATCAAAGAAGGAGACAAAAATCCTGTACAGTTATTCAAAAATTTATTGTCATTATATGATGGAATTGATAAAAACCAGCTCCGTCAGAATATGAAATATTTCCTTGAAAAAATAATGCCTGTCTGCGAAAAATGGAATATTCAGATGTGTGTACATCCCGATGATCCTCCTTTTTCATTATTAGGTTTGCCAAGAATTGTTACCTGTGAAGAAGATATCGATTGGCTCTTAAACGCTGTTGACAATTCTCACAACGGATTGACATTCTGTACAGGTTCTTTAAGTGCAGGTCTGCAGAATGATGTTCCGAAATTGGCGCAAAAATATGCTCACCGTACTAAATTTGTACACTTAAGAAGCACTAATGTCTTTGAAAACGGAGATTTTATTGAAGCTCATCATTTGGGAGGAAGAGGAAAACTGATTGAAGTAATCAGAATATTTGAAAAAGAAAATCCTGATTTGCCAATGCGTGTTGATCACGGCAGACTTTTGACTGATGATATTGATAAAGGCTACAATCCAGGCTATTCATTTTTAGGAAGAATGTTCGCTTTGGGACAGATTGAAGGGGTAATGGCTGCCGTACAAAACGAAATGTCAAAACAATAA
- a CDS encoding RagB/SusD family nutrient uptake outer membrane protein gives MIKFNKKIVIGAFFLSLCLSSCNEILDEQPRSNYTVDYFNTPDGVTAGVTSLYRSLRLLYGNGYFMSNCQNGTDESTWAQSADGNFKELDFSGNGNVTSASFPPSMIWGSVFPYINTANGIVERGPQFGVAESLISEARFFRGFDYFMLVQTYGGVPLDLGAGELALNVNAVTTSKRNTVPEVYTRAIFPDLKKAVDNLPASPRVTGGVTKNVARLFLAKAYLSYGWWLQNPNSIPTYPETPRTDPDGHNAQWYFQQAYDMAMQGISTPGPYSLQPTFYDVNVGSNDRNSECMLYADHTQSSVFYNESDPVGFGSGWAPDNFAAWMQTWNYTNLKSSSSATSWAAVSSVQRAATQSLGRPWARMCPTIGVIQNTFADKTTDSRYDGTFVATYRGNWDKAGITNPVLYNANSLPVQPGGAVLSFLNDDSQTPTYPSDGGQNGVGAGTLPGRADWVVAPNGISRIVYPGLWKIGTYRTDDPNGLGYPNAGLTRPFNVAKFSEFYFIAAEAAVKGASGTMTARDLINVIRSRAGKWKFSNAQNTTYIADNSSAMIAATPSTITIDYILAERSREYYGEFYRWYDLVRTQKWGEYAATYKIGGTAYGNHTPQTVTRNIQPFHYLRPIPQGQIDAMSGASAEEKAKYQNPGY, from the coding sequence ATGATCAAGTTTAATAAAAAAATAGTTATAGGAGCATTCTTCTTATCACTTTGCTTATCCAGCTGTAATGAGATTCTGGACGAGCAGCCAAGATCTAACTATACGGTTGATTATTTCAATACTCCCGATGGGGTTACAGCAGGTGTTACATCTTTATATAGAAGTTTACGCTTATTGTATGGTAATGGTTACTTTATGAGTAATTGCCAAAATGGTACTGATGAATCTACATGGGCGCAAAGTGCGGATGGAAACTTCAAAGAACTGGATTTTTCAGGAAATGGTAATGTTACATCAGCTTCTTTTCCACCCAGTATGATTTGGGGATCAGTTTTCCCTTATATCAACACAGCAAATGGAATTGTAGAGAGAGGCCCACAATTTGGGGTAGCAGAATCATTAATTTCAGAAGCAAGATTCTTCAGAGGATTTGATTACTTTATGCTTGTTCAGACTTATGGAGGAGTACCGTTGGATTTGGGAGCCGGAGAGCTTGCGCTCAATGTCAATGCTGTAACAACTTCTAAAAGAAATACTGTTCCGGAGGTCTATACAAGAGCAATTTTCCCTGACTTGAAAAAAGCAGTAGATAATTTACCGGCTTCTCCTAGAGTAACCGGAGGTGTAACTAAGAATGTCGCAAGACTGTTTTTAGCTAAAGCTTATCTTTCTTATGGATGGTGGCTACAGAATCCTAACAGCATCCCAACTTATCCGGAAACTCCTAGAACTGATCCGGATGGTCATAATGCACAATGGTATTTTCAACAGGCTTATGATATGGCTATGCAGGGAATAAGTACTCCTGGTCCATATTCTTTACAACCTACATTCTATGATGTAAATGTGGGGTCGAACGACAGAAATAGCGAGTGTATGCTATATGCAGATCATACTCAGTCCAGCGTATTTTATAACGAATCAGATCCTGTTGGTTTCGGTTCTGGATGGGCTCCTGATAATTTTGCTGCCTGGATGCAGACATGGAACTATACAAACTTGAAAAGTAGCAGCTCTGCAACAAGCTGGGCTGCCGTAAGTTCTGTACAACGTGCTGCAACACAGTCGCTAGGACGTCCATGGGCTCGTATGTGTCCTACAATCGGTGTTATTCAGAATACATTTGCTGATAAAACAACCGACTCAAGATATGATGGAACTTTCGTAGCTACTTACAGGGGTAACTGGGATAAAGCAGGCATTACTAATCCTGTTCTGTACAACGCCAATAGTTTACCTGTACAGCCGGGAGGAGCTGTTCTAAGCTTCCTTAATGATGACTCCCAAACCCCGACTTATCCTTCAGATGGAGGACAAAACGGTGTCGGTGCAGGAACACTGCCAGGAAGAGCCGATTGGGTGGTTGCACCAAACGGAATAAGCAGAATTGTTTATCCTGGACTATGGAAAATCGGAACCTATCGTACAGATGATCCAAATGGATTAGGTTATCCTAATGCAGGTTTGACAAGACCTTTTAACGTAGCAAAATTCTCTGAGTTTTATTTTATCGCGGCAGAAGCAGCAGTAAAAGGTGCTTCGGGAACAATGACAGCAAGAGATCTCATCAATGTTATCCGTTCAAGAGCAGGAAAATGGAAATTTAGTAATGCTCAAAACACTACATATATTGCTGATAATAGCTCAGCCATGATTGCCGCAACTCCTTCAACAATTACCATTGACTATATCCTTGCTGAAAGATCCCGTGAATATTATGGTGAATTTTACAGATGGTATGATCTGGTACGTACGCAGAAATGGGGAGAATATGCTGCTACTTATAAAATTGGAGGTACTGCTTATGGAAACCATACGCCACAGACAGTGACACGTAATATCCAGCCATTCCATTACCTGAGACCAATTCCACAAGGACAAATAGATGCGATGAGTGGAGCATCTGCTGAAGAGAAAGCAAAATATCAGAATCCTGGTTATTAA